Proteins from a single region of Shinella zoogloeoides:
- a CDS encoding MarC family protein → MLNIDLVVNAITTLLVTIDPPGLAPIFLGLTVGMTRPQRKQVALRGCVIAFCILAVFALTGASVLSLLGISIGAFRIAGGLLLFWIAFEMIFERRNERKEKTSEVAITRDHIHNIAVFPLALPLIAGPGAISATILLSGSFPSAIERGALIGVLALCIGILFLSLFIAERIDRFLGNTGRAILTRLLGVILAALAVQFVVDGIKSVFIG, encoded by the coding sequence ATGCTCAATATCGATCTCGTGGTCAACGCGATCACGACCCTGCTTGTGACCATCGATCCGCCGGGCCTCGCACCGATCTTCCTCGGCCTCACCGTCGGCATGACCCGGCCGCAGCGCAAGCAGGTGGCGCTGCGCGGCTGCGTCATCGCCTTCTGCATCCTCGCCGTCTTCGCACTGACGGGCGCGAGCGTGCTGTCGCTCCTCGGCATCTCCATCGGCGCGTTCCGCATCGCCGGCGGTCTCCTGCTCTTCTGGATCGCCTTCGAGATGATCTTCGAACGCCGCAACGAGCGGAAGGAAAAGACCAGCGAGGTGGCGATCACCCGCGATCACATCCACAACATCGCCGTCTTCCCGCTCGCCTTGCCCCTGATCGCCGGCCCCGGCGCGATTTCCGCGACGATCCTGCTCTCCGGCTCCTTCCCCTCCGCCATCGAGCGCGGCGCGCTCATCGGCGTGCTCGCGCTTTGCATCGGCATCCTTTTCCTGTCGCTGTTCATCGCCGAGCGCATCGACCGCTTCCTCGGCAATACCGGCCGCGCCATCCTCACGCGCCTCCTGGGCGTCATTCTGGCGGCGCTTGCGGTGCAGTTCGTGGTGGACGGGATAAAGTCGGTCTTTATCGGCTGA
- the uvrA gene encoding excinuclease ABC subunit UvrA translates to MSELKTISIRGAREHNLKGIDLDLPRNKLIVMTGLSGSGKSSLAFDTIYAEGQRRYVESLSAYARQFLEMMQKPDVDQIDGLSPAISIEQKTTSKNPRSTVGTVTEIYDYMRLLFARVGVPYSPATGLPIESQTVSQMVDRVLEFGEGTRLYILAPVVRGRKGEYKKELAELMKKGFQRVKVDGQFYEIADVPALDKKYKHDIDVVVDRVVVRPDLASRLADSLETCLKLAEGLAIAEFADKPLPVEETAAGGSANKSLNETHERVLFSEKFACPVSGFTIPEIEPRLFSFNNPFGACPTCDGLGSQQKIDPDLIVPESERTLRDGAIAPWAKSSSPYYNQTLEALGGAYGFKLSNRWSELSEDAQNAILNGTKEKIEFNYKDGARSYKTVKTFEGIVPNLERRWKETDSAWSREEIERYMSAAPCPACNGYRLKPEALAVKIDKLHIGETTQMSIRVARDWFEALPEHLNAKQNEIAVRILKEIRERLRFLNDVGLEYLSLSRNSGTLSGGESQRIRLASQIGSGLTGVLYVLDEPSIGLHQRDNARLLDTLRHLRDIGNTVIVVEHDEDAILTADYVVDIGPAAGIHGGQVIAQGTPEEVIANPASLTGKYLSGELSVAVPGERRKPKKKKEIKVVGAKANNLKNVTASIPLGVFTAVTGVSGGGKSTFLIETLYKSAARRIMGAREIPAEHERIDGFEYIDKVIDIDQSPIGRTPRSNPATYTGAFTPIRDWFAGLPEAKARGYQPGRFSFNVKGGRCEACQGDGVIKIEMHFLPDVYVTCDVCHGKRYNRETLDVTFKGKSIADVLDMTVEEGVEFFAAVPAVRDKLVTLNQVGLGYIKVGQQANTLSGGEAQRVKLAKELSKRSTGRTLYILDEPTTGLHFHDVAKLLEVLHELVNQGNSVVVIEHNLEVIKTADWIIDFGPEGGDGGGEVIAEGTPEEVVKVERSYTGQFLKELLERRPMRKAAAE, encoded by the coding sequence ATGAGCGAACTCAAGACCATTTCCATTCGCGGCGCGCGCGAACACAATCTCAAGGGCATCGACCTCGACCTGCCCCGCAACAAGCTGATCGTGATGACGGGGCTTTCCGGCTCCGGCAAATCCTCGCTCGCCTTCGACACGATCTATGCCGAGGGCCAGCGCCGCTATGTCGAGAGCCTTTCGGCCTATGCGCGCCAGTTCCTGGAGATGATGCAGAAGCCGGATGTCGACCAGATCGACGGCCTGTCGCCCGCCATCTCCATCGAGCAGAAGACAACCTCGAAGAACCCGCGCTCGACCGTCGGCACGGTCACCGAGATCTACGACTACATGCGCCTGCTCTTCGCGCGCGTCGGCGTTCCCTATTCGCCGGCGACGGGCCTGCCGATCGAGAGCCAGACGGTCAGCCAGATGGTCGACCGGGTGCTGGAATTCGGCGAAGGCACGCGCCTCTATATCCTCGCGCCCGTCGTGCGCGGCCGCAAAGGCGAGTACAAGAAGGAACTCGCCGAGCTGATGAAGAAGGGTTTCCAGCGCGTCAAGGTGGACGGTCAGTTCTACGAGATCGCCGACGTTCCCGCGCTCGACAAGAAATACAAGCACGATATCGACGTGGTGGTCGACCGCGTCGTCGTGCGCCCGGACCTCGCCTCGCGCCTTGCCGATAGCCTTGAGACCTGCCTCAAGCTCGCCGAAGGCCTCGCCATCGCGGAATTCGCCGACAAGCCGCTGCCGGTCGAGGAAACGGCGGCCGGCGGCTCGGCCAACAAGTCGCTGAACGAGACGCACGAGCGCGTGCTGTTCTCCGAAAAATTCGCCTGCCCGGTTTCCGGCTTCACCATCCCGGAAATCGAGCCGCGGCTGTTCTCGTTCAACAACCCCTTCGGCGCCTGCCCGACCTGCGACGGCCTCGGCAGCCAGCAGAAGATCGACCCGGACCTCATCGTGCCGGAGAGCGAGCGCACGCTGCGCGACGGGGCCATCGCGCCCTGGGCAAAATCCTCTTCGCCCTATTACAACCAGACGCTGGAAGCGCTGGGTGGGGCCTATGGCTTCAAGCTTTCCAACCGCTGGTCGGAACTGTCCGAGGATGCACAAAACGCCATCCTCAACGGCACCAAGGAGAAGATCGAGTTCAACTACAAGGACGGCGCGCGTTCCTACAAGACGGTGAAGACCTTCGAGGGCATCGTGCCGAACCTCGAGCGCCGCTGGAAGGAAACGGATTCGGCCTGGTCGCGCGAGGAGATCGAGCGCTACATGTCGGCCGCGCCCTGCCCGGCCTGCAACGGCTATCGCCTCAAGCCCGAGGCGCTGGCGGTGAAGATCGACAAGCTGCATATCGGCGAGACGACGCAGATGTCGATCCGCGTGGCGCGCGACTGGTTCGAGGCGTTGCCGGAGCATCTCAACGCCAAGCAGAACGAGATCGCCGTCCGCATCCTCAAGGAAATCCGCGAGCGCCTGCGCTTCCTCAACGATGTCGGCCTCGAATATCTCTCGCTGTCGCGCAATTCCGGCACGCTGTCGGGCGGTGAAAGCCAGCGCATCCGCCTCGCCTCGCAGATCGGCTCCGGCCTCACGGGCGTGCTCTACGTGCTGGACGAGCCATCCATCGGCCTGCACCAGCGCGACAATGCCCGCCTGCTCGATACGCTGCGGCACCTGCGCGACATCGGCAACACGGTGATCGTCGTCGAGCATGACGAGGACGCGATCCTGACGGCAGACTATGTGGTCGATATCGGTCCTGCCGCCGGCATCCATGGCGGTCAGGTGATCGCCCAGGGAACGCCCGAGGAAGTCATCGCCAATCCCGCGTCGCTCACCGGCAAATATCTTTCCGGGGAGCTTTCCGTCGCGGTTCCCGGCGAGCGACGCAAACCGAAGAAGAAAAAGGAAATCAAAGTCGTCGGGGCGAAAGCTAACAATCTGAAGAATGTTACGGCCTCGATCCCGCTCGGCGTCTTCACCGCCGTCACGGGCGTTTCCGGCGGCGGCAAGTCGACCTTCCTGATCGAGACGCTCTACAAGTCGGCCGCCCGCCGCATCATGGGCGCGCGCGAAATTCCGGCCGAGCACGAGCGCATCGACGGCTTCGAATATATCGACAAGGTCATCGATATCGACCAGTCGCCCATCGGCCGCACGCCGCGTTCGAACCCGGCGACCTATACCGGCGCTTTCACGCCGATCCGCGACTGGTTCGCCGGTCTGCCGGAAGCCAAGGCGCGCGGTTACCAGCCGGGCCGCTTCTCCTTCAACGTCAAGGGCGGGCGCTGCGAGGCCTGCCAGGGCGACGGCGTCATCAAGATCGAGATGCACTTCCTGCCCGACGTCTATGTCACCTGCGACGTCTGCCACGGCAAGCGCTACAATCGCGAGACCCTCGACGTTACCTTCAAGGGCAAGTCGATTGCCGACGTGCTCGACATGACGGTGGAGGAAGGCGTCGAGTTCTTCGCCGCCGTGCCGGCCGTGCGCGACAAGCTGGTGACGCTCAATCAGGTCGGCCTCGGCTATATCAAGGTCGGCCAGCAGGCCAACACGCTGTCGGGCGGCGAGGCGCAGCGCGTCAAGCTCGCCAAGGAGCTTTCCAAGCGTTCCACCGGCCGCACGCTCTATATTCTCGACGAGCCGACGACGGGCCTGCACTTCCATGACGTGGCAAAACTCCTCGAAGTGCTGCATGAACTGGTCAACCAGGGCAATTCGGTCGTCGTCATCGAGCACAATCTGGAGGTCATCAAGACCGCCGACTGGATCATCGACTTCGGCCCCGAAGGCGGCGATGGCGGCGGCGAGGTGATCGCGGAAGGCACGCCGGAGGAGGTCGTCAAGGTCGAGCGCTCCTATACCGGCCAGTTCCTGAAAGAATTGCTGGAGCGCCGGCCGATGCGGAAAGCGGCGGCGGAATAG
- a CDS encoding cupin domain-containing protein → MSDDKTAADVLFLRPGEGRGYPLGRMNTVFKADHGETDSAYSVSEWWLEPRTAGPGAHAHDGNIELFYVIEGVASILAGVEWLEAPAGSFIRIPAGVLHDFENRTDQRVGLLNVFLPGGFEENMPAISTWFAENPPVSR, encoded by the coding sequence ATGAGCGATGACAAGACGGCAGCAGACGTGCTTTTCCTGCGCCCCGGCGAGGGGCGAGGCTATCCGCTCGGACGGATGAATACGGTCTTCAAGGCGGATCATGGCGAAACAGACAGCGCCTACAGCGTCTCAGAATGGTGGCTGGAGCCGCGAACGGCGGGGCCGGGCGCTCACGCCCATGATGGGAATATCGAGCTTTTTTACGTGATCGAGGGCGTCGCCAGCATCCTTGCCGGCGTGGAATGGCTGGAAGCGCCGGCGGGCAGCTTCATACGCATTCCGGCGGGTGTTCTGCACGATTTCGAGAACCGCACGGATCAGCGGGTCGGTCTGCTGAATGTCTTTCTGCCCGGCGGCTTCGAGGAGAACATGCCGGCGATCTCGACGTGGTTCGCCGAGAACCCGCCCGTCAGCCGATAA
- a CDS encoding single-stranded DNA-binding protein, with protein MAGSVNKVILIGNVGADPEIRRTQDGRPIANLRIATSETWRDRNNGERREKTEWHNVVVFNEGLCKVVEQYVKKGAKLYIEGALQTRKWQDQTGNDRYSTEIVLQGFNSTLTMLDGRGEGGGERRGGGDFGGSSNYGGGAPSYDDYGSRPASGGGGGGGGSRSGGGSLSRDMDDDIPF; from the coding sequence ATGGCTGGAAGCGTCAACAAGGTGATCTTGATCGGGAATGTCGGAGCGGACCCGGAAATCCGCCGGACGCAGGACGGCCGGCCGATCGCCAACCTGCGCATCGCCACCTCCGAGACATGGCGCGACCGCAACAACGGCGAGCGCCGCGAAAAGACGGAATGGCACAATGTCGTCGTCTTCAACGAGGGCCTGTGCAAGGTCGTCGAGCAGTATGTCAAGAAGGGCGCCAAGCTCTATATCGAAGGCGCGCTGCAGACCCGCAAATGGCAGGACCAGACCGGCAACGACCGCTATTCGACGGAGATCGTGCTGCAGGGCTTCAACTCGACGCTGACCATGCTCGACGGTCGCGGTGAAGGCGGCGGCGAGCGTCGCGGCGGCGGCGATTTCGGCGGCAGCAGCAATTATGGCGGCGGCGCGCCGAGCTACGACGACTACGGTTCGCGCCCGGCATCGGGCGGCGGTGGCGGTGGCGGCGGCAGCCGTTCGGGCGGCGGGTCGCTGTCGCGCGATATGGATGACGACATTCCGTTCTGA